CCCTGGGCAAAAACCAGAACCTTGGGTGTCTTGCCTGTACCATTTGGCAGCACAATGGTTCCTCTTACTATCTGATCTGCCTTTCTGGGATCAACACCCAGATTTATGGCAATGTCCACTGTCTCATCAAATCCAGCATCGTGGTTAGCAACTAACCACTCCAGTGCTTTTTTGGGTCCCATTGCCTCTGTATCTAAATTTTCTACTTTGCTCTTATATTTTTTACCTCTAACCAAGACTATCACCTTTGCTCTGAAATTTGTCTAAACTACCTTAACGCCCATATTTCTGGCTGTACCCTCTATTATCTTTACCGCGCTTTCCACAGTCCTGGCATTAAGATCCTTTAATTTTAGTTTGGCAATCTCTTCCAATTGCTCTCTCTTTATTTCGCCAACCTTGTTTTTATTGGGCTCTCCTGAGCCCTTCTCAATATCTATGGCCTTTTTTATAAGTACAGCTGCAGGAGGGGTTTTAGTTATGAAACTAAAAGACCTGTCACCGTAAACAGTAAGGATAACCGGAATGATCATCCCCTGTTCCTTTGCTGTTTTTTCATTAAAAGCCTTACAGAACTCCATAATGTTTACCCCGTGCTGTCCCAATGCCGGTCCAACAGGGGGAGCAGGGTTAGCCTGCCCGGCTGGTATCTGTAATTTCACTTGCGCAATTATTTTTTTAGCCATTACTTTTCCTCAAATTAACATAGATTTGTAATTATACACATATAAATTAATATTTCAATGTTATATTTTGGCCACCTGGTTAAAATTCAGCTCCACTGGAGTCTGCCTGCCAAATATGGAAACCAGTAC
Above is a window of Actinomycetes bacterium DNA encoding:
- the rplK gene encoding 50S ribosomal protein L11, producing the protein MAKKIIAQVKLQIPAGQANPAPPVGPALGQHGVNIMEFCKAFNEKTAKEQGMIIPVILTVYGDRSFSFITKTPPAAVLIKKAIDIEKGSGEPNKNKVGEIKREQLEEIAKLKLKDLNARTVESAVKIIEGTARNMGVKVV